A genomic region of Phenylobacterium parvum contains the following coding sequences:
- a CDS encoding class I SAM-dependent methyltransferase, producing MDIFYGRIAEWWPVISPLEEYASEGAEIRRVLHEARPAARSLLELGSGGGHVAFHLKAGLDCLLTDLSPDMLEVSRRLNPECGHLAADMRTLDLDRRFDLVLAHDAIAYMTTEADLRAAFATAYRHLKPGGLALFIPDDVLETFEPGEADAFGGDSPDGRSARAMDWVGELETDGTAMVHYAFLLREADGRMSSMAESHRVGVFARKDWELWLAEEGFAVETVQERTDEDRTPRFFFLGTRPRD from the coding sequence ATGGACATCTTCTACGGCCGGATCGCGGAATGGTGGCCGGTAATCTCCCCGCTGGAGGAATATGCCAGTGAAGGCGCAGAGATCCGCCGGGTCCTCCACGAGGCTCGCCCGGCTGCGCGCAGCCTTCTGGAGCTTGGCAGTGGCGGCGGGCATGTGGCCTTCCATCTCAAGGCGGGCCTCGACTGTTTGCTGACCGATCTCAGCCCGGACATGCTGGAGGTCTCCCGTCGGCTCAACCCCGAGTGCGGGCATCTGGCCGCCGACATGCGGACCCTGGACCTCGATCGCCGATTCGACCTCGTCCTGGCGCATGACGCCATCGCGTACATGACCACTGAGGCCGATCTGCGGGCGGCCTTCGCCACCGCCTATCGACACCTGAAGCCCGGCGGCCTTGCCCTCTTCATTCCCGACGATGTGCTGGAAACCTTCGAGCCCGGAGAGGCCGACGCCTTCGGCGGGGACTCCCCCGACGGCCGGTCGGCGCGAGCGATGGATTGGGTCGGCGAACTTGAGACCGACGGAACGGCCATGGTCCATTACGCCTTCCTGCTTCGCGAGGCTGATGGACGGATGTCCTCGATGGCCGAGAGCCATCGGGTCGGGGTCTTCGCCAGGAAGGATTGGGAGCTTTGGCTGGCGGAGGAAGGCTTCGCCGTCGAGACCGTCCAGGAACGCACAGATGAGGACCGGACGCCCAGGTTCTTCTTTCTCGGGACCCGTCCGCGGGACTGA
- a CDS encoding Mur ligase family protein gives MRIHFTGIAGAGMAAVAQMMQDAGHQVSGSDQDVFPPMSTFVEGLGLPVSWRLDPANLPGDLDVLVQGASAKLGGDDNVEAAEARRRGVRVTTFPELVGDLTRDRINTVVAGSFGKSTCAALAAHILRTCGVDAGWLVGAISPSLPATGRWGGSPEMILEGDEYIVGPNDRRSKFALYHPQRLLLTSLVHDHVNVFPTFTEYEAPFRTLLRGLPADGLAVLRDHPAVREVAGETRAPIVWYGGGEGGWRAQDEVFGDITRFDLLAPDGARTPMTTGLLGAHNIENIVGVSALLLETGLVDREGLVRAVAGFEGIRRRLDRLTRTSPIPVIEGFGSSWEKARSAIEAMRLHFPDRRLIVVFEPHTFSWRSRDALSWYDAVFEGADRVLILPPPGHGAESHHQSTLEEIVDRTRAAGLDARPVLDAAEAQAALSALSGDEVVLLLSSGPLLGLPDSLPPVFDRLYRA, from the coding sequence ATGAGGATCCATTTCACCGGAATCGCCGGGGCGGGCATGGCCGCCGTCGCCCAGATGATGCAGGACGCCGGCCACCAGGTGTCCGGCTCGGACCAGGACGTCTTCCCCCCCATGTCGACCTTCGTCGAGGGGCTGGGCCTGCCGGTTTCCTGGCGGCTCGACCCGGCCAACCTGCCCGGGGACCTTGACGTGCTGGTGCAGGGGGCGAGCGCCAAGCTGGGGGGCGACGACAATGTCGAGGCCGCCGAGGCGCGCCGGCGCGGCGTGCGGGTCACCACCTTCCCTGAACTGGTTGGCGACCTGACCCGGGACCGGATCAACACCGTTGTGGCCGGGTCCTTCGGCAAGTCCACCTGCGCGGCCCTGGCGGCCCATATCCTGAGGACCTGCGGCGTCGACGCCGGCTGGCTGGTGGGCGCCATCTCGCCCTCGCTTCCAGCGACGGGCCGCTGGGGCGGATCGCCGGAAATGATCCTCGAGGGCGACGAGTACATCGTCGGGCCCAATGACCGGCGGTCCAAGTTCGCCCTTTACCATCCCCAGAGGCTGCTGCTGACCTCCCTCGTCCACGACCACGTCAACGTCTTCCCGACCTTCACCGAGTACGAGGCGCCCTTCCGTACGCTCCTGCGCGGCCTGCCGGCGGACGGACTGGCGGTCCTGCGCGATCATCCTGCGGTGCGCGAGGTCGCTGGCGAGACCCGCGCGCCCATCGTCTGGTACGGCGGAGGGGAGGGCGGCTGGCGGGCGCAGGACGAGGTCTTCGGCGACATCACCCGGTTCGACCTGCTCGCCCCCGATGGCGCCCGGACTCCCATGACCACCGGCCTCCTTGGCGCCCACAACATCGAGAACATCGTCGGGGTCTCGGCCCTTCTGCTCGAGACCGGGTTGGTCGACCGAGAGGGCCTGGTCCGCGCCGTCGCCGGCTTCGAGGGCATCCGCCGGCGCCTGGACCGGCTGACGCGGACCTCGCCGATCCCGGTGATCGAGGGCTTTGGGTCGTCCTGGGAAAAGGCGCGCTCGGCCATCGAGGCGATGCGCCTGCACTTCCCCGACCGACGGCTCATCGTGGTCTTCGAGCCGCACACCTTTTCCTGGCGCTCCCGGGACGCCCTGTCCTGGTACGACGCGGTCTTCGAGGGGGCGGACCGGGTGTTGATCCTGCCGCCGCCCGGCCATGGCGCGGAGAGCCATCACCAGTCGACCCTTGAGGAGATCGTGGATCGGACGCGCGCCGCCGGGTTGGACGCCCGGCCCGTTCTCGACGCCGCCGAGGCGCAGGCCGCCCTGTCCGCCCTGTCAGGGGACGAGGTGGTCCTGCTCCTGTCCTCGGGGCCGCTTCTGGGCCTGCCCGACAGCCTGCCGCCGGTGTTCGACCGGCTCTACAGGGCCTGA
- a CDS encoding ABC transporter ATP-binding protein → MGEAAMIQIEDLTKTYVMGEETVTALDSVSLTIARGESIAIIGPSGSGKSTLMNLLGGLDRPSGGRYRFEGEEVARFSDDQLADFRNRRIGFVFQSFQLLPRLSALQNVELPMIYGGQPPRIRRERAAELLERVGLGSRMGHRPNQLSGGQQQRVAIARSLANRPDLLLADEPTGALDSATGVEVLSLFQKLNTEGLTIVLVTHDRGVANAARRRIAFRDGRVTEDERS, encoded by the coding sequence ATGGGCGAGGCGGCGATGATCCAGATCGAGGATCTGACCAAGACCTATGTCATGGGAGAGGAAACCGTCACGGCCCTCGACTCGGTCAGCCTGACGATCGCGCGGGGAGAAAGCATCGCGATCATCGGACCGTCAGGCTCGGGCAAGTCGACCCTGATGAACCTGCTGGGTGGCCTCGACCGTCCCAGCGGCGGGCGGTATCGCTTCGAGGGCGAGGAAGTCGCCCGGTTCTCCGACGATCAGCTGGCCGACTTCCGTAACCGGCGGATCGGCTTCGTCTTCCAGTCCTTCCAGCTCCTGCCCCGGCTCTCGGCCCTGCAGAATGTCGAGTTGCCGATGATCTATGGCGGCCAGCCGCCGCGTATCCGGCGGGAGCGCGCCGCAGAGCTGCTTGAGCGGGTCGGCCTGGGCTCGCGCATGGGTCACCGGCCCAACCAGCTGTCTGGCGGGCAGCAACAGAGGGTGGCCATCGCCCGTTCGCTGGCCAACCGCCCTGACCTTCTCCTCGCTGACGAGCCTACGGGCGCCCTGGACAGCGCCACCGGCGTGGAGGTCCTGTCCCTCTTCCAGAAGCTCAACACCGAGGGCCTGACCATCGTGCTGGTCACCCATGACCGGGGCGTCGCCAACGCCGCCCGCCGCAGGATCGCCTTCCGCGACGGGCGCGTGACCGAGGATGAACGGTCATGA
- a CDS encoding DUF7064 domain-containing protein produces MARAAAGYKTRLEPQDEFPHDPGTFKNYNESMYFNVFDPAQKAGGWFRIGNRPNEHYAEMTVCLYLPDGRVAFMFGRPTIEGNTEMNAGGLKVEVVEPFKRLRVTYSGKALLLARPHEMADPKRAFRENPSVPCTVELDYEGVSPMYGGETVREDGTPIEIDPEKSFAKAHYEQHCGAKGRFTVGDEVFEINGHGLRDKSWGPRHWQAIDWYRWCPMNFGRDFGMMLSVIGDGKGGARQGGMVFRDGIYDLITECRIESDWDAHGYQTHLRAEVKTEGGMAYSVTGRVMSLIPLRNRRTTPDGVELQTRITEGMTEYRCGDLVGYGLSEYLDQIVDGQPNGKAAGY; encoded by the coding sequence ATGGCCAGGGCCGCAGCCGGCTACAAGACCCGCCTGGAGCCGCAGGACGAGTTCCCGCACGATCCGGGGACCTTCAAGAACTACAACGAAAGCATGTACTTCAACGTGTTCGATCCGGCCCAGAAGGCCGGGGGCTGGTTCCGGATCGGCAACCGCCCCAACGAGCACTATGCCGAGATGACCGTCTGCCTCTACCTGCCGGACGGCCGGGTGGCCTTCATGTTCGGGCGGCCGACCATAGAGGGGAACACCGAGATGAACGCCGGCGGCCTGAAGGTCGAGGTGGTCGAGCCCTTCAAGCGCCTGCGGGTGACCTATTCCGGCAAGGCCCTGCTGCTGGCCCGCCCCCATGAGATGGCCGATCCCAAGCGCGCCTTCCGAGAGAATCCCTCGGTGCCCTGTACGGTGGAGCTCGACTACGAGGGTGTCTCGCCCATGTACGGCGGCGAGACCGTTCGCGAGGACGGGACGCCGATCGAGATTGACCCCGAGAAGTCCTTCGCCAAGGCCCACTACGAGCAGCACTGCGGGGCCAAGGGCCGATTCACCGTCGGCGATGAGGTCTTCGAGATCAACGGCCACGGCCTGAGGGACAAGTCCTGGGGGCCGAGGCACTGGCAGGCCATCGACTGGTACCGCTGGTGCCCGATGAACTTCGGCCGCGACTTCGGCATGATGCTTTCGGTCATCGGCGACGGGAAGGGCGGCGCCCGGCAGGGCGGAATGGTCTTCCGCGACGGGATCTACGACCTGATCACCGAGTGCCGGATCGAAAGCGACTGGGACGCGCACGGCTACCAGACCCATCTCCGCGCAGAGGTGAAGACCGAGGGCGGAATGGCCTATTCCGTGACCGGCCGGGTGATGTCGTTGATTCCCCTCCGCAACCGGCGGACGACGCCGGACGGCGTGGAGCTGCAGACCCGCATCACCGAGGGCATGACCGAGTATCGGTGCGGCGACCTGGTCGGCTACGGCCTGTCGGAATACCTGGACCAGATCGTCGACGGCCAGCCGAACGGCAAGGCCGCCGGCTACTGA
- a CDS encoding pseudouridine synthase, with protein MSWSGRFGGDAPERVNRWLAHQGVCSRREAEALIAAGRVRIEGETVADPGRKILPGQTLEVIDEAAPGEGPVTVLVNKPVGLVSAHPAPGQEEARSLLTAACAFAGEPPPPAALSLPPAGRLDRDSRGLLVLTSDGVVARAIISPDSPLTKEYQVRVAGALTPDRIARLRHGLSLDGRALKPAGVFRKGEDRLRFVLSEGRNRQIRRMCELVGLRVIDLHRTRIGPLALDGLPEGRWRFLAPEERRALLAEAGPSQASG; from the coding sequence ATGTCCTGGTCCGGAAGGTTTGGCGGCGATGCGCCCGAACGGGTGAACCGCTGGCTGGCGCACCAGGGCGTCTGCTCGCGTCGTGAGGCCGAGGCCCTGATTGCTGCAGGCCGCGTCCGGATCGAGGGCGAGACTGTGGCCGACCCCGGGCGCAAGATCCTGCCCGGCCAGACCCTTGAGGTGATCGACGAGGCCGCCCCCGGCGAGGGCCCGGTCACTGTGCTGGTGAACAAGCCGGTGGGCCTGGTCAGCGCTCACCCCGCCCCCGGCCAGGAAGAGGCGCGCAGCCTGTTGACGGCTGCCTGCGCCTTCGCCGGGGAACCGCCGCCACCGGCGGCCCTGAGCCTGCCGCCCGCTGGCCGGCTGGACCGGGATTCCCGCGGCCTCCTGGTCCTGACCTCGGATGGGGTCGTGGCGCGGGCCATCATCTCGCCGGACTCGCCCCTGACCAAGGAGTACCAGGTGCGGGTGGCCGGCGCCCTGACCCCGGACCGCATCGCGCGCCTGAGGCATGGCCTGTCCCTGGACGGCCGGGCCCTCAAGCCCGCCGGGGTCTTCCGGAAGGGCGAGGACCGGCTCCGCTTCGTCCTGTCGGAGGGCCGGAACCGACAAATCCGCCGGATGTGCGAACTCGTCGGCCTCAGGGTGATCGACCTTCATCGGACGCGGATCGGCCCCCTGGCCCTCGACGGACTTCCAGAGGGGCGCTGGCGGTTCCTGGCGCCTGAGGAGCGCCGCGCCCTCCTGGCGGAGGCAGGCCCTTCCCAAGCCTCGGGATGA
- a CDS encoding efflux RND transporter periplasmic adaptor subunit encodes MTSAARPNWRRRALYVLGGLAVLALAGAGLRSCRSEPEAPPYRTAQVESGALVQTVSASGVIEALVTVEVGSQISGQIKSITADFNDRVKAGQVLAELDPQTYESRLRLGQADVAAGEAAVRQAEAQAQQARQELSRRKSLAAQGYLSQAALEAVEAQARTSAAALEAAKARVQQSRASLRTTEVDLSRTRIIAPIDGIVVLRAIEPGQTVAASFQAPVLFRIARDFDRVKVKISVDEADIGGVKEGQAVTFSVDAYPDQVFEGIVTQVRKQPVTEQNVVAYTVMAEAANTGGKLLPGMTANADIVIQRREGVLKVPVAALRWTPPPQVQAAPRGPPGTPTRSDFGPAFPGSVAVQKVVGQLGLDPRQKKAWADIQTELRVQATAAAAPGGEAGRKAVAEVVNKSLSQLEARLDERQKTRLKVLRPLAFELGPDPAGFIAGSVYRQTPDGPQPVVVQVGPTDGAMTEVRGPLKAGETLIVGGGPKPKMRVGAD; translated from the coding sequence ATGACTTCAGCCGCCCGACCGAACTGGCGCCGGCGCGCCCTCTACGTTCTTGGCGGTCTCGCCGTGCTGGCGCTGGCCGGCGCAGGCCTGCGAAGCTGCCGTTCCGAGCCGGAGGCCCCGCCCTACCGGACCGCCCAGGTGGAGTCCGGGGCCCTGGTGCAGACCGTATCGGCCTCAGGCGTGATCGAGGCCCTCGTCACGGTGGAGGTCGGCTCGCAGATCTCAGGCCAGATCAAGTCCATCACGGCGGACTTCAATGACCGGGTGAAGGCCGGGCAGGTGCTGGCGGAACTGGATCCCCAGACCTACGAGTCCCGCCTCCGCCTCGGACAGGCGGATGTCGCCGCTGGCGAGGCCGCTGTCCGCCAGGCTGAGGCCCAGGCCCAGCAGGCCCGCCAGGAACTCTCTCGACGCAAGTCGCTCGCCGCCCAGGGCTACCTCTCCCAGGCCGCCCTGGAGGCCGTGGAGGCACAGGCCCGGACCAGCGCCGCCGCCCTCGAGGCCGCCAAGGCGCGGGTCCAGCAGAGCCGCGCCAGCCTGAGGACCACCGAGGTGGACCTGTCGCGCACCCGTATCATCGCGCCGATCGACGGGATCGTGGTACTTCGCGCCATCGAGCCCGGACAGACCGTCGCGGCCAGCTTTCAGGCCCCGGTCCTCTTCCGCATCGCCCGGGACTTCGACCGCGTGAAGGTGAAGATCTCGGTGGACGAAGCCGACATCGGCGGCGTGAAGGAAGGCCAGGCCGTGACCTTCTCGGTGGACGCCTATCCGGACCAGGTCTTCGAGGGCATCGTCACCCAGGTCCGCAAGCAGCCCGTCACCGAACAGAACGTGGTCGCCTACACAGTCATGGCGGAGGCCGCGAACACGGGCGGAAAGCTTTTGCCCGGCATGACGGCCAACGCCGATATCGTGATCCAGCGCCGCGAGGGCGTACTCAAGGTTCCGGTCGCCGCCCTGCGCTGGACGCCGCCGCCCCAGGTTCAGGCCGCGCCCCGGGGACCGCCGGGAACGCCGACCCGCAGCGACTTCGGCCCGGCATTCCCGGGCTCTGTCGCGGTACAGAAGGTGGTCGGCCAGCTTGGGCTCGACCCCCGGCAAAAGAAGGCCTGGGCGGACATCCAGACCGAGCTCCGCGTCCAGGCTACGGCCGCCGCCGCACCGGGCGGTGAGGCGGGCCGCAAAGCGGTGGCTGAGGTGGTCAACAAGAGCCTCTCCCAATTGGAGGCCCGCCTTGATGAGCGTCAGAAGACGCGCCTGAAGGTGCTCCGTCCCCTGGCCTTCGAACTCGGCCCGGACCCGGCGGGCTTCATCGCCGGCTCGGTCTACCGCCAGACGCCGGATGGGCCCCAGCCGGTGGTTGTCCAGGTCGGGCCGACCGACGGCGCCATGACGGAGGTGCGCGGCCCCCTGAAGGCCGGCGAGACCCTGATCGTGGGCGGAGGCCCCAAGCCCAAGATGCGCGTCGGCGCGGACTGA